The following is a genomic window from Amycolatopsis cihanbeyliensis.
GGCCTGCCGCCGCTCGTGGTGGACCACGCACTCCGCGCACTTCGGCGGGTCCTCGGCCAGCAGGTCCGCATACACGATCCGCTGATTGAGGCACGCGATGATCGCCCGGAACCCACCGTTCTCCCGCCCACGGGAGTAACCGGTGATGTAGTGCAGCTCGCCCCGCCAGGGGAGCCACCCACCAGGAAGCCAGTCGCCGTCCGTCACACAACGAACGCTAAGCGCGTTCGACGGTGACCAGGTGAGACGTCTTGTCCCACTACACGATCAGTGGTGGGACGCCTTGTCCTACCGTTCCGTTGCGCCGAGCCGCATCGCCAGGTCACGCAGCGGCGCGCTCACCCGGCGCTCGTGCTCGACGAGTTCGGTCACCACCTGCCGGGGTAATGACTGGTACCGGATCCAGTCCGGCGCCATCTGCTCCATCGTCAGCACCGTGTTCAAGGCACGATCACTGTGGCCGAGGCGCAACTGCGCCAACGCCACGTCGGCCAGGTGGCGAGCACGCGAGGCCAGCGGCAATGTCGCATCTCGGGGCAAGCCCCTGGCCGCGCCAAGCGCTTCGGCGAACTCGTCCTGAACCACTGCGCAATCGACGGTCATCATCGCCACCTTGGCAGGTCCGAACGTGGTCTGATGATCGGTGCGCTCGTAGCGGATTCGACCAGCCATGTCGCCAGCGACAGCCAGTAACTCGCTCGTGTTATGCGACTTTCGAGCACGTGCCGCTGCCGTGGCTGCTGTGGCCGTCAGAATCCCGTACCCGGACAGCTGTGACTCGGATACGGCCCCCGAGGGCTCGATGTCGCGCGCTGCGATCACGGCCACCTGTTCGGATTCGGTGTAGCGGCCTTGAACCAGCAGTTGCCATGCCACCGATACCCGCATGGCCGCGTAAAGCAGCACATCGTCGGTCTCACGGGCGGCGCGCAGAGCTTCCCGGACGGCGAGAAAGGCAGCGTCCTGGTGACCGAGGTGTACCAGCGTGTCGCCAGCCGCTTGGTACGCACGCGCGAGCACATGTGCTGTGCTCGGTCGCTGGTCCGTCGGCGCGGCGTGGTGAGTAGCCCGCAGTTGGGTCAGCGCGTTCGGAAGCAGCGACCCGAGAAGTTCGTAGCGGCCTGCCCAATAGGCACCCCATAGATAGTCCACGGTGCGCTCGGCCTCGCTTAGCGAGAGCGGCTCACCGTCGATCACGTCACTGTCGAGGAGATCGTCAACAGGGGTGAGAGCGCGGCGGATGTCGACCACGCCACCATCGGTCGCGGACGGGCGCAGCGTCGTACGCTTGCCGACCAACTCGGCGATCGTCACGTCCAGAGCCTCGGCGATGCGCTGGAGACTTCCGATCGAGGCAGTATGCCGCCGTCCTTGCTCGAGCTTGCGGATGAGGTCGACGCTCACCTGCGCTCGGTCGGCGAGTTCCCGCTGCGACATCAGCCTGCCGCGCAGCTGCCGAATACGTTCACCGAGGTCAACATGGTCACCCATGACGGACCTGCCCATCTTTGCGGAGTGCCTCCCCTCGCGTGCCCTTGGCAGCGGACCAGGACTTCCCTTCGCGACGAGGTGCATCACCAGGGTAGCCCCTACCTGACCGGGTGGGCATGGCCGAGTACCCACCTTGTGAGCAGCTCCGCGGCAACACCGTGATCCTGCCGCGTGATCGGCTTCTGCCGATACGGAATGAGAAGTGCTTCTCGCTCACCAGTCGGGTCGCGGGCGGCGAGGCGCTAGACTTGCGCCGCAAGAGTGAAGTAGAAACAGTGTTTCTGTTCAGATCAGCCCAGGTCAATTAGTGTGCTCCCCGCACGCGCGGGGATGGTCCCGCGGCGACCGCCTGCTGCGGGCACACACCGTTGTGCTCCCCGCACGCGCGGGGATGGTCCTGCCCCGTTGGGGTGGTCGGCGAGGTTGGCCACGTGCTCCCCGCACGCGCGGGGATGGTCCGTGGGTGGACCTAACCTAACTGCGTGGTACGAGGTGCTCCCCGCACGCGCGGGGATGGTCCCTGGAACACCTCCAGATTCCAGCCGGCGGACATCGGTGCTCCCCGCACGCGCGGGGATGGTCCCCAGTGACCCACTCGACCCCCACGGGAGACGACGTGCTCCCCGCACGCGCGGGGATGGTCCGCACCGCGCCGACATCGTGTGGGCTCTGGTGCAGTGCTCCCCGCACGCGCGGGGATGGTCCCTCCTGAACTGGATAGCTCTGGACTACGTCGCGGTGCTCCCCGCACGCGCGGGGATGGTCCGCACCGCGCCGACATCGTGTGGGCTCTGGTGCAGTGCTCCCCGCACGCGCGGGGATGGTCCCTCCTGAACTGGATAGCTCTGGACTACGTCGCGGTGCTCCCCGCACGCGCGGGGATGGTCCCAGCGTGGATGTGATCGAGGATCCGGTCAGCCCGTGCTCCCCGCATGCGCGGGGATGGTCCCAGGTCGGTCGCACTGCGCACCAGTGGCCACGGCATCAACGTCGCTGGGCAAGCGGGGTTTGTACGCGTCTTGTACGCGGGGGGTTGATCCTGCCGGGCATGGCGTGTTCACAGTTCCGGCGCATCGCCGGCAGAACGGTGACCGTGTTCGCCGCCGTCGCGGGCCTGGTGCTGGCGGGGGCCGTTCCGGCGGGAGCGGCCGTCGACGGCACGGTGCGCACCGCGGGCGACCCGCTGAATGTCCGCCGCGCACCCACTACCAGCGCCACGATCGTGGGCACGGTGAACAACGGTACCCAGGTGACCATCGACTGCCAGACGCACGGTACCCGGGTCAGTGGCGAGCTGGGTACCACGACGCTCTGGGACTACGTGCCCTCGCTGGACGGCTACGTCTCGGACGCCTACATGTACACCGGCTCGGACGGGCAGGTCGCGCCGAGCTGCGGGGTGGGCACCGGTAGCGCGCAGTGCTCGACCGGTGGTTGCGCGGGAGAGGGGCTGTTCCGCTCCGAGGACGCGACCTTCGTCGTCTGGGACCGCTCGCCGGACGGGAAGTCGGCGGTGGTCCAGTACTGGCTGGCAGGCGGGGTCGGCCCGCTCGTCGTGCGGCACTCGGGCGGCAGCGGTTCCAGCACCGAGCAGGCGATCGACCTCCAGCCCGATGACTGGGTCTACTACAAGGTCTGCGTCCGGGACTACTCCGCGGGCACGGGCTTCGAGTCCTGCAGCAACGGCATCACCGATTACGCGGCCTGACACAGGGAGGAGTCGAGCGATGAACGCAGTGAACCGCAGGCTGGTGCTGCTGGGCGGGCTGGCGAGCGCGGCCGGGGCGATCGCGCTACCGTCCGGCGTCCCGTCCTGGGCGGGCGGCAGGACGACGGCCGCCGCCCCGCCGATCCGGGACCCGTTCCAGCTCGGGGTCGCCTCGGGCGATCCGCTCCCGGACAGCGTGGTGCTGTGGACCCGGCTCGCGCAGGCGCCGCTCAACCCGGACGGGTTCGGCGGGATGCCCGACGCCAGTTACGACGTGGACTGGGAGATCGCCACCGACGAGAACTTCGGCTCGGTGGTCCAGCGAGGCACCGTCGCCGCCGCCCGCGCGCAGGGCCACAGCGTGCACGTCGAGCCGCGCGGGCTGGACGCGGGCCGGGAGTACTTCTACCGGTTCCGGGCCGGCGGCCACATCTCGCCCGCGGGCCGCACCCGCACCGCGCCCGCCGCGGGCGCCACGGTCAACCAGCTCAAGTACTGCTTCACCTCCTGCCAGCACTGGGAGGAAGGCTGGTACCACGCCCATCGCGGGATCGCGGAGGACAACCCGGACCTGGTGCTCTTTCTCGGCGACTACATCTACGAGAAGCCCTCCGGGCGCGGACCGGAACTGAAGGTGCGCGGGCTCGCGGTGCCCGAGGAGACGACCACGCTGGCGCTCTACCGCGCCCGGCACGCCCAGCACAAGACGGACTACGACCTACAGGCCGCGCACGCCGCCGCGCCCTGGCTCGTGGTGTTCGACGACCACGAGGTGGTGAACAACTGGAACGCGACCACCGACCGGGCCAGCAACGCGCGCAAGGCCGCAGCCTTCCAGGCGTTCTACGAGAACACCCCGATCCGTTCCAGCGCCAAGCCGAACGGCGCCAGCATCCAGCTGTACCGGCAGTTCCTGTGGGGCAACCTGGCCCGTTTCCACATGCTCGACACCCGGCAGTACCGCAGCAAGCAGGCCGGCAGGCACGACTGCTCGGACATGCGCGACCGCAGCCGCACGCTCACCGGAAGCGCGCAGGAGCAGTGGCTGCTGAACGCCTTCGAGTCCCACCCAGCCACCTGGGACTTCCTCGGCCAGCAGGTGTTCTTCGCGCAGCGGGACACCGACGGCCGCAGCGCGACCTGCGACCGTTCCTCCGACGCATGGGACGGCTACCTCGGCTCGCGGGAACGGATCACCCAGGGCTGGATCGACCGGAGCGTGCCCAACCCGATCGTGCTCACCGGGGACGTGCACCGGCACTGGGCCGCGGACCTGCGCCTGGACTACTTCGACCACAGCGATCCGATCGTCGGCTCCGAACTGGTCAGCACCTCGGCGAGCACCAGCAGCGCGGGGGTCACCCCGCCCAGCGACACCTGGTACTCGAACAACCCGCACATCCGGTACTACAAGGGCGAGCGGGGTTACGTGCGGGTCACCGCCACCCCCGAGCAGATGCGCGCGGACTTCCGGGTGGTTTCCAACGCGCTGGAGCGGGATCCGGCGAAGGTCACCATCGGCACCGATGCCAGTTTCGAGGTGGGGGCGGGCGAGCGCGGGCTGCGTAAGGTCTGACCAGCGTCTCGACCTCCCCGGCGACCTCGCGTGGCGGACTATTCTTCGTAGGTATACTCTCTACGTATACATGCGAGGTGTAGTGCTTCGCGGGAAGGGGAGGACGAGGTGTCCGTCGCACACGTCCTGCTGGGCCTGCTGGAACCGGGGCCCCGGCACGGATACGACCTGAAGCGCGCCTATGACGTGCAGTTCGGCCACGGCAAACCGCTCGCCTACGGGCAGGTGTACTCCACCCTGTCCCGGCTGCTGCGCAACGGGATGATCGAGGTATCCGGCGTCGAGCACGGCGATGGGCCGGAGCGTAAGCGTTACACCATCACCGACGTCGGGGTCACCGATATCGAGCAGTGGCTTGCCGTCCCGGAGAGCCCGGAGCCGTACCTGCAGAACACGCTCTACACCAAGGTGGTGCTCGCGCTGCTGTCCGGCCGCAGCGCCGCCGCCGTGCTGGACGCGCAGCGGGCCGAGCACCTGAAGCTGATGCGCACCCTGACCCGGCGCAAGAATGACGGCGACCTCGCCGACCGGCTCATCTGCGATCACGCGTTGTTCCATCTCGAGGCGGACTTGCGCTGGCTGGAGCTCACCACGGCGCGGCTGGACGAACTGGCGAAGGCGGTGCGGCCATGAGTACGGGGAACGCGGGATACACCGAGAACACCGAACCGGTGCTGGTGGCCAGCAGTGTGGCCAAGGCATTCGGCCAGACCGTCGCGCTGCGCGACGCCACCGCCTCGGTGGGCGCGGGCGAAATGCTCGCGGTGATGGGCCCCTCCGGATCCGGCAAGTCGACCCTGCTGCACTGCCTGGCCGGGATCGTGCCGCCGGACTCCGGCGAGATCCGCTACCAGGGCCGCGACCTTGCCGCGCTGTCGGACCGGGAGCGCAGTGCCCTGCGGCGCGGCGAGTTCGGCTTCGTCTTCCAGTTCGGCCAGCTCGTTCCGGAGCTCACCTGTCTGGAGAACGTCGCCCTTCCGCTGCGGCTTTCCGGGATGCGGCGCAAGCGGGCGGAGACCGAGGCCCGGCACTGGCTCACCCGGCTCGAGGTGGAGGAGGTCGCCGCCAAGCGGCCGGGCGATGTCTCCGGCGGGCAGGGCCAGCGGGTGGCGGTCGCCAGGGCACTGGTGACCGGGCCGCGGGTGGTGTTCGCCGACGAACCGACCGGCGCGCTGGATTCCCTGAACGGGGAGAAGGTGATGCACCTGCTCACCGGCGCCGCCCGGCAGACCGGCGCCGCGGTCGTGCTGGTCACCCACGAGCCACGGGTCGCGGCCTACTCCGACCGGGAGATCGTGGTGCGCGACGGCTCGGTCAGCGACCGGGAACTGGTGGGATGAGCATGCTGAAGGACTTCGCGCTGGGGCTCCGGCTGGCCGTCGGGGGCGGCCGGATCTCCGGCGCGGCCCTGTTGCGGCTGTCGATGACCGCGGTCGGCATCGCGCTGGCGGTGGCCCTGCTGTTGCTGGCCACCTCCATCGGCCACCTGACCGGGGAACGCCGGGACCGCGTGGCAGCGACGCAGGAGGTCACCGATACGCGGCCGGGTGTGGATCCGTTGCGGTGGCACAGCACGGGCAAGCAGGTGGGCGAGGACTATCTCGAGTTGCTGGCGGTGGCGCCGACCGGTCCCGCCTCGCCGGTCCCACCCGGGCTGGAGCGCCTTCCCGGCCCCGGCGAGCTGGTGGTGTCACCCGCGGTGGCGGACCGGCTGGCCACCGCGGAGGGCGACTCGATCCGGGCCAGGCTGCCCGGCACGGTCGTCGGCGAGATCGGCAAGCCGGGGCTGGTCGATCCCGGTGATCTCACCGTGTACCTCGGGCTCGACCCTGCCCAGTTCGGGGAACAGATCGGTACCGCGACGCCGGAGGAGGTGTACGGGTTCGGCGTGCCGAGCGACGCCGGGGAGATCAGCGCGACCACGCTGCTGCTGGCCGCGCCCGCGGCGGCGGTCCTGCTGATGCCGTTGCTGATCTTCGTGACCACGGCCTCCCGGATGGGGGCGGCGCAACGCGACCGGCGGCTGGCCGGCCTGCGGCTGCTCGGGCTGGACGCCCGGCAGGTCCGCCGGGTCGCGGCGGCCGAGTCCCTGCTGGGGGCGATGCTCGGGCTGGTGGCCGGGATCGGGCTGTTCCTCGCGTTGCGCCCGCTGATCGGCACGCTGGAGCTGTTCGGGATGCGGTTCTTCGCCGGGGACTTCGTCCCCAACCCGGTGCTCGGCGGGCTGGTGCTGTTGCTGGTCCCCGCGCTCGCGGTCGGCGCCGCCCTGTTCGGCCTGCGCCGCACCATCGTCGAGCCGCTGGGTGTGGTCCGCCACGGGAAGACGGCGCGGCGCCGGATGTGGTGGCGCTGGCTGCTCACCGCCATCGGCGCCGTGGTACTCGGCAGCACGCTGTTCATCCCGTTGCACACCCGAGACTCCCTGGCCACCGTCGTGCTGGTCGCGGGGACCGTGCTGCTGCTGGCCGGGATCGTCTCCGTGCTGCCGTGGGCGGTGGAGAAGCTGGTGGGGGCGCTGCGCGGTGGCTCGCCGTCCTGGCAGTTCGCGATCCGGCGGTTGCAACTGGACAGCGGTACCCCGAGCCGGGTGGTGTCCGGACTCGTGGTCGTGCTGGCCGGGACCATCCTCATTCAAGGGCTGCTGGCCTCGATGAGCAGCGCGGAGGAGATCCCATCGCGCCCGCTGGCGCAGAACCCGGCCCCGATCCGGGTACTGGTCGAGCAGGACGACCTGCGGGAGGTGCGCACGCGGCTGGCCGAGGTCGAAGGGGTGACCGGAAGCAGGCTGACCCGGCAGGCGTCGCTGGCCGGGTCGCAGGGTCAGGGCTACGCGGCGGCCGTGGAGATCGGCGACTGCGTGGCACTGGCGGCCAGGGCCACGCTCGGCCCGTGCTCGGACGGCGATGTCTTCTACGTGCCGTACCCCGAGCAGTACGACTACCGCCCGGGCCCGCCCCCGCGGGACGTGGCGTTCCTCGGGCAGCGCGGGCCGGACTCCGACACCGAATGGTCGATTCCCGGTCCGATCCGGGAGATCGCGCCGCAGAACGCCGAAAAGTACCTCGGTGGCACCGTGCTGGCCACACCGGCGGCGCTCGGGGACACCCCGTTGCCCGACGGCCGCAGGGTGAATCTCTATGTCAGCGGCGAGGGAACCACGGCCGGGCTGGCCGACCGGGTGGCGCTGGCGTTGCGCCCGCTGAGCCTGCGCACCGACGTCATCTACGCCGATCCCGCCAATCGCGGGCAGGCCGAGAACGAGTTCCTCGCGACCTTCCGCGCGGCCCTGCTGTCCGCCTCGCTGTTCGTGCTCGTGGTGGCCGCGCTGAGCCTGCTCATGCTCGCGGTCGAGCAGATCACCGAACGGCGGCGCGCCCTGGCGGC
Proteins encoded in this region:
- a CDS encoding alkaline phosphatase D family protein, whose protein sequence is MNAVNRRLVLLGGLASAAGAIALPSGVPSWAGGRTTAAAPPIRDPFQLGVASGDPLPDSVVLWTRLAQAPLNPDGFGGMPDASYDVDWEIATDENFGSVVQRGTVAAARAQGHSVHVEPRGLDAGREYFYRFRAGGHISPAGRTRTAPAAGATVNQLKYCFTSCQHWEEGWYHAHRGIAEDNPDLVLFLGDYIYEKPSGRGPELKVRGLAVPEETTTLALYRARHAQHKTDYDLQAAHAAAPWLVVFDDHEVVNNWNATTDRASNARKAAAFQAFYENTPIRSSAKPNGASIQLYRQFLWGNLARFHMLDTRQYRSKQAGRHDCSDMRDRSRTLTGSAQEQWLLNAFESHPATWDFLGQQVFFAQRDTDGRSATCDRSSDAWDGYLGSRERITQGWIDRSVPNPIVLTGDVHRHWAADLRLDYFDHSDPIVGSELVSTSASTSSAGVTPPSDTWYSNNPHIRYYKGERGYVRVTATPEQMRADFRVVSNALERDPAKVTIGTDASFEVGAGERGLRKV
- a CDS encoding FtsX-like permease family protein, whose amino-acid sequence is MSMLKDFALGLRLAVGGGRISGAALLRLSMTAVGIALAVALLLLATSIGHLTGERRDRVAATQEVTDTRPGVDPLRWHSTGKQVGEDYLELLAVAPTGPASPVPPGLERLPGPGELVVSPAVADRLATAEGDSIRARLPGTVVGEIGKPGLVDPGDLTVYLGLDPAQFGEQIGTATPEEVYGFGVPSDAGEISATTLLLAAPAAAVLLMPLLIFVTTASRMGAAQRDRRLAGLRLLGLDARQVRRVAAAESLLGAMLGLVAGIGLFLALRPLIGTLELFGMRFFAGDFVPNPVLGGLVLLLVPALAVGAALFGLRRTIVEPLGVVRHGKTARRRMWWRWLLTAIGAVVLGSTLFIPLHTRDSLATVVLVAGTVLLLAGIVSVLPWAVEKLVGALRGGSPSWQFAIRRLQLDSGTPSRVVSGLVVVLAGTILIQGLLASMSSAEEIPSRPLAQNPAPIRVLVEQDDLREVRTRLAEVEGVTGSRLTRQASLAGSQGQGYAAAVEIGDCVALAARATLGPCSDGDVFYVPYPEQYDYRPGPPPRDVAFLGQRGPDSDTEWSIPGPIREIAPQNAEKYLGGTVLATPAALGDTPLPDGRRVNLYVSGEGTTAGLADRVALALRPLSLRTDVIYADPANRGQAENEFLATFRAALLSASLFVLVVAALSLLMLAVEQITERRRALAALSAAGVPLSVLAKASLWQTAIPVGVGIVLAVAAGIGLTLPSLRLADAPIAIDATAVLGLSAAAVLAVLLVTALTLPLLRQVTRLDALRAE
- a CDS encoding helix-turn-helix domain-containing protein produces the protein MGRSVMGDHVDLGERIRQLRGRLMSQRELADRAQVSVDLIRKLEQGRRHTASIGSLQRIAEALDVTIAELVGKRTTLRPSATDGGVVDIRRALTPVDDLLDSDVIDGEPLSLSEAERTVDYLWGAYWAGRYELLGSLLPNALTQLRATHHAAPTDQRPSTAHVLARAYQAAGDTLVHLGHQDAAFLAVREALRAARETDDVLLYAAMRVSVAWQLLVQGRYTESEQVAVIAARDIEPSGAVSESQLSGYGILTATAATAAARARKSHNTSELLAVAGDMAGRIRYERTDHQTTFGPAKVAMMTVDCAVVQDEFAEALGAARGLPRDATLPLASRARHLADVALAQLRLGHSDRALNTVLTMEQMAPDWIRYQSLPRQVVTELVEHERRVSAPLRDLAMRLGATER
- a CDS encoding ABC transporter ATP-binding protein, whose translation is MSTGNAGYTENTEPVLVASSVAKAFGQTVALRDATASVGAGEMLAVMGPSGSGKSTLLHCLAGIVPPDSGEIRYQGRDLAALSDRERSALRRGEFGFVFQFGQLVPELTCLENVALPLRLSGMRRKRAETEARHWLTRLEVEEVAAKRPGDVSGGQGQRVAVARALVTGPRVVFADEPTGALDSLNGEKVMHLLTGAARQTGAAVVLVTHEPRVAAYSDREIVVRDGSVSDRELVG
- a CDS encoding PadR family transcriptional regulator, with amino-acid sequence MSVAHVLLGLLEPGPRHGYDLKRAYDVQFGHGKPLAYGQVYSTLSRLLRNGMIEVSGVEHGDGPERKRYTITDVGVTDIEQWLAVPESPEPYLQNTLYTKVVLALLSGRSAAAVLDAQRAEHLKLMRTLTRRKNDGDLADRLICDHALFHLEADLRWLELTTARLDELAKAVRP
- a CDS encoding SH3 domain-containing protein; amino-acid sequence: MACSQFRRIAGRTVTVFAAVAGLVLAGAVPAGAAVDGTVRTAGDPLNVRRAPTTSATIVGTVNNGTQVTIDCQTHGTRVSGELGTTTLWDYVPSLDGYVSDAYMYTGSDGQVAPSCGVGTGSAQCSTGGCAGEGLFRSEDATFVVWDRSPDGKSAVVQYWLAGGVGPLVVRHSGGSGSSTEQAIDLQPDDWVYYKVCVRDYSAGTGFESCSNGITDYAA